From the Mycobacterium sp. DL592 genome, the window CTACGCCCGAGCCCGGCTGGTCGCCAAGCTGTCCTACACCAACATCGGATTTGCGCTTGCGCCAAAGGAATTCGCCCTGTCGACGCTGCGGGACATCTACGGGGCCGCGCTCGGGTACCAGGTCGACGCGACGAACCTGCAACGAGTGCTGGCCCGGCGCGGGGTGATCACTCCGACCGGAACCACCGCCCACCCGGGCCGCAGCGGCGGCCGGCCGGCCGCGCTCTACCGGTTCACCGACTCCCGATTGCGGGTCACCGACGAGTTCGCTGCCCTGCGCCCACCCGGGTGAGTCGACTGGCTTCTTAGACCCTTCTTAAGGTATGAAGGGTGGCGATGACATTTGCTGCCGGGGCCGTGAACCCCGAATGGATCGGCCGCGCACCGCACGAGGAGCTCGAGCGTGGTGGCCGCCCTGTGCTGCCCGGCAACGACCCGTTCTACGACCCGCCGGCCGGCTTCGAACACGCCGCGCCGGGCACTGTGCTGCGCTCTCGCGATATCGAACTCGGATTCCTCGGACTGATCCCGCAGCGGGTGAAAGCGACCCAACTGCTGTTCCGCTCCAGCGACATGTACGACAACCCGCAGGCGGCGGTCACGACCGTGCTGGTGCCCGCCGGGCATTCGCCCGCGCATCCCCGACACGTGGTGTCCTACCAGTGCGCCATCGACGCCGTCTCCGCGCGGTGCTTCCCGTCGTACGCGATGCGGCGGCGCGCCAAGGCTGTCGGCTCCCTGGCCCAACTGGAATATCTGCTGGTGGCCGCGGCCTTGGCCGAGGGCTGGGTGGTCTCGGTCCCCGACCACGAGGGCCCCGACGGCATGTGGGGCGCTCCCCGCGAGCCCGGCTACCGGGTGCTCGACGGATTGCGCGCCACCCTGAACTTCGAGCGCTTCGGACTGGCCAGAGACAGCCGGGTCGGCCTGTGGGGCTATTCCGGCGGTGGGCTTGCCACCGCATGGGCCGCCGAGGTGCACGCCGAGTACGCCCCCGAACTCAACGTGGTCGGTGCGGTGCTCGGCTCGCCGGTCGGCGACCTGGGCAATACCTTCCGCAGACTCAACGGCTCCTACCTGGCGGCGTTGCCCGCCCTGGTCGTCGCCGCCCTGGCCAAGACCTTCCCGGACCTCAATCGCGTGATCGAGGAGCATGCCACCGAAGACGGCCGTGCCCTGCTGGCCAGCCTGGATCACATGACCACCCTGGAGGCCGTCATCCGGTTCTTCAGGAAGGACATGGACGAGATGGTGCACCCGCCCCTGGACGAGGTGCTGGAGATGCCCGCGGTCCAGGACGTGTTCGAGAGCATCAGGCTGGGCGGGACCGCCCCCAGCCTGCCCGTGCTGATCGTGCAGGCGGTACACGACTCGGTGATCGCCGTCGAGGACATCGACGATCTCGCGCAGACCTACTACGCCGGTGGCGCCCAGGTGACCTACCACCGGGACATGTTCAGCGAGCACATGCTGCTGCACCCGATGTCCGCGCCGATGACGTTGCGCTGGCTCACCGATCGCTTCGCAGAGCGACCGCTGGACGCCCACATCATCCGCACGCACTGGCCGACACTGCTCAACCCGATGACCTATGCCGGGATGTGGCGTCTCGGCGGCATCGTGGCCCGGGTGATGTCCGGCGGCCGGGTGCCCTTCCGTCCGCTCTAGGTCGCGGGCCGCGGCTACGGCTGGGCGGCAACTGGTAGCGGCGGGAGCTTCTCCTCGGGCCACGCCCCGAGGTCGTCCCGCGGTGTGGCCACCGCGATGAGCGCGTAGGTCAACGCGGCGATCGCAGCGGGGAACAACAACGTGGTCGCAATCTGCAGCGGGCCGTGCGCGAAGAACACCGGCGGGGCTTCGGTGAAGTAGTAGACGCGGTTCTCCGGAGTTACCGGGGCCGTCTCGAACGGGACAGCGCCGTAACGCCAATGCGCCAGTGCCGCACCGACTCCCGCCGCCACGGCCGCGCCTGCGACCGAACCGATCCACAATGCCGACACCAGCACCGGGCCGCGATGCGCGCGCCATTGCCACACCAGAACCGCAGCCACGATCGCCAGCGGTGTGAGCATTCCGATGAGCATCGCAGCCGCGACGAACAGGTGATCGGACTCGCTGCCCAGATAGGTGTGGATGCGCTGACCTGAGCGGGTGAGAGCCACCACGCCGTGCGCCGGCGGAGCCAGCCACGCCCACAGCGCACCGACCAACCCGCCGGACA encodes:
- a CDS encoding lipase family protein, whose protein sequence is MTFAAGAVNPEWIGRAPHEELERGGRPVLPGNDPFYDPPAGFEHAAPGTVLRSRDIELGFLGLIPQRVKATQLLFRSSDMYDNPQAAVTTVLVPAGHSPAHPRHVVSYQCAIDAVSARCFPSYAMRRRAKAVGSLAQLEYLLVAAALAEGWVVSVPDHEGPDGMWGAPREPGYRVLDGLRATLNFERFGLARDSRVGLWGYSGGGLATAWAAEVHAEYAPELNVVGAVLGSPVGDLGNTFRRLNGSYLAALPALVVAALAKTFPDLNRVIEEHATEDGRALLASLDHMTTLEAVIRFFRKDMDEMVHPPLDEVLEMPAVQDVFESIRLGGTAPSLPVLIVQAVHDSVIAVEDIDDLAQTYYAGGAQVTYHRDMFSEHMLLHPMSAPMTLRWLTDRFAERPLDAHIIRTHWPTLLNPMTYAGMWRLGGIVARVMSGGRVPFRPL
- a CDS encoding DUF2567 domain-containing protein translates to MSLSGEEHQAAKSPRHSRRSAALIVVVGLALSGGLVGALWAWLAPPAHGVVALTRSGQRIHTYLGSESDHLFVAAAMLIGMLTPLAIVAAVLVWQWRAHRGPVLVSALWIGSVAGAAVAAGVGAALAHWRYGAVPFETAPVTPENRVYYFTEAPPVFFAHGPLQIATTLLFPAAIAALTYALIAVATPRDDLGAWPEEKLPPLPVAAQP